The Acyrthosiphon pisum isolate AL4f unplaced genomic scaffold, pea_aphid_22Mar2018_4r6ur Scaffold_21019;HRSCAF=22807, whole genome shotgun sequence genome contains a region encoding:
- the LOC115034773 gene encoding 52 kDa repressor of the inhibitor of the protein kinase-like encodes MWSKVQELAIRGHRDFGKINVDTIQTSNEGNFRELLRYRARGDLKLKTFLEGPGERNKYVSPTSQNAIIDCCNTVILNKIVAKINKAKCFTVLADETADVSGIEQVSLCAKYVDVDELVVREDFLQFVPTNDLTGKGLATLIIENLKAFGIELKYLRGQGYDGAAAMSGQFNGVRSHIAQLYPMATYVHCTAHTLNLAVSKSCTIQPIRNCLGTIGKTRDFFVYPKRKNILSQAIEDFNGTINTKTLKRNCATRWIERFHSVHDFIELLECVIDSLDTISSWADGDTSSQANNLKNSILQGEFIISLLVLSKIFAIGLPLSKQFQSVAIDLREAMVLANATLSELKTIRSNVDEYFHDIYTKASALAQELCFSITLPRIARKQKNRDNYSVNKPEEYFKITIFIPYLDLFINEIESRFIEHQKILKGFQNLFPKTSEMSTLEKDEFISLIEFYNDDLVDNNKDILISELKLWQRKILALDKQPKNAMDALIICNDMYPNIYKLLQILATLPVSTASSERSFSSLKRIKTYLRNTMSEKRLNGLAMLSIHRLISVDAKEVLDELSTSKRRVDFIL; translated from the exons atgtggtcAAAAGTTCAAGAGCTTGCAATACGAGGACATAGAGATTTTGGTAAAATTAATGTAGATACAATACAAACTTCAAATGAAGGAAACTTTAGGGAACTATTGCGGTATAGAGCTCGTGGTGATCTAAAGCTTAAAACATTTCTTGAAGGTCCAGGTGAACGAAATAAATATGTTAGTCCTACTAGCCAAAATGCTATTATTGATTGTTGCAACAcggtaatacttaataaaattgtagctaaaataaataaagcaaaATGTTTCACTGTCCTCGCTGATGAAACTGCCGATGTATCTGGTATAGAGCAAGTGTCTTTATGTGCTAAATATGTTGATGTAGATGAATTAGTTGTCAGAGAAGATTTTTTGCAATTTGTTCCCACAAACGATTTAACTGGCAAAGGCTTAGCAACcctaattattgaaaatttgaagGCGTTTGGGATAGAACTTAAGTATTTACGTGGACAGGGGTACGATGGGGCTGCAGCTATGTCTGGACAATTTAATGGTGTTAGATCACATATTGCTCAATTATATCCGATGGCAActtatgtacactgtacagcaCATACCTTAAACTTAGCAGTATCTAAATCCTGTACAATACAACCAATTAGAAACTGCTTGGGTACGATTGGAAAAACACGAGATTTCTTTGTATACCCCAagagaaaaaatatactttcaCAAGCGATCGAAGACTTTAATggaacaattaatacaaaaacattaaaacgcaACTGTGCTACAAGATGGATCGAACGTTTTCATTCAGTTCatgattttattgaacttttagaATGTGTCATTGATTCCTTAGACACTATTAGTAGTTGGGCCGATGGTGATACCTCAAGTCaagcaaataatttaaaaaattcaatcttACAAGGAGAGTTTATCATATCACTTTTggttttatctaaaatatttgccATTGGATTGCCACTGTCTAAACAATTCCAAAGCGTTGCTATTGATTTAAGAGAAGCTATGGTTTTAGCTAATGCGACACTGTctgaattaaaaacaattcgAAGTAACGTTGATGAATATTTTCATGATATCTACACAAAAGCATCTGCTCTAGCTCAGGAGTTGTGTTTTTCAATAACATTACCTCGAATTGCacgtaaacaaaaaaacagAGATAACTATTCAGTGAATAAAcctgaagaatattttaaaataacaatattcataCCCTATTTAGACTTGTTTATTAACGAAATTGAATCAAGATTTATTGAAcatcagaaaatattaaaaggattTCAAAACTTATTTCCAAAAACGTCAGAAATGTCAACACTTGAAAAAGATGAATTTATTAGTTTGATAGAGTTTTATAATGATGATTTGGTAGATAACAATAAAGATATTTTGATATCTGAGTTAAAACTTTGGCAACGTAAAATACTTGCATTAGATAAACAACCTAAAAATGCTATGGATGCTTTAATTATCTGCAATGACATGTAtccaaatatatacaaattactacAGATATTAGCAACACTACCTGTTTCAACAGCTTCATCCGAAAGGTCTTTTTCGTCATTGAAGAGAATTAAAACGTACCTAAGGAATACAATGTCagag aaaagaTTAAATGGATTGGCAATGCTGTCTATTCATCGTTTAATATCAGTGGATGCAAAGGAAGTGTTGGACGAATTATCTACAAGCAAACGACgggtggattttattttatga